In Nitrosopumilaceae archaeon, the following are encoded in one genomic region:
- a CDS encoding winged helix-turn-helix domain-containing protein, translating into MDQLSTSKPNLKHQHRSTFGISADILQICMDAGIDGILVSKISQKANLSYGTTMNNCQKLIDASMIRSIRKEGKHIFTITEKGIVFFKEFQKFLEYIKEIKIRY; encoded by the coding sequence TTGGATCAACTATCCACAAGCAAACCAAACCTAAAACATCAACATAGATCCACATTTGGCATATCGGCAGATATTCTGCAAATTTGCATGGATGCAGGTATTGATGGTATACTAGTATCTAAGATATCACAAAAAGCAAATCTGTCATACGGCACAACCATGAACAATTGTCAGAAATTAATTGATGCAAGCATGATAAGATCTATTAGAAAAGAAGGAAAACATATTTTTACAATCACTGAAAAAGGTATAGTGTTCTTTAAAGAATTTCAAAAGTTCCTTGAGTATATCAAGGAAATAAAGATAAGGTATTGA
- a CDS encoding Lrp/AsnC family transcriptional regulator: MRDDQVLPTAFVLIRCEEGAEGKIMSKLNRKDTIREIQPTVGHYDFIAKVTSPDMEDLDKVIGEIRHNDKVRLTNVLRLNELVEAA, from the coding sequence ATGAGAGATGATCAAGTCTTGCCAACTGCGTTTGTTCTCATAAGGTGTGAAGAAGGTGCTGAAGGAAAGATAATGAGCAAGCTTAATCGAAAAGATACAATACGTGAGATCCAACCTACTGTAGGCCATTATGACTTTATTGCAAAGGTAACATCTCCTGATATGGAAGACCTCGATAAAGTAATTGGAGAGATTCGCCATAATGACAAGGTTCGTTTAACAAACGTTCTAAGATTAAACGAATTGGTAGAAGCTGCATAA